The following proteins are encoded in a genomic region of Mahella australiensis 50-1 BON:
- a CDS encoding glycosyl hydrolase family 8, with protein sequence MKGKDAMQNGAFYTGKYPNLFAEIGIAQDKIEQKINDTFNTMFFDPEEKIYFETGENMAYMLDTGNNDARTEGMSYGMMMAVQMDRKDIFDRLWLFSKTYMYQSKGKYQGYFAWSVRPDGTKNAEGPAPDGEEYFAMALFFASKRWGDGEPPFDYSVQARDILRHCLHQSEMVEGGEPMWDHSNYYIKFVPEASFSDPSYHLPHFYDLFALLAGEQDMYFWYKAAEASRQYLHLCCDGDTGMAPEYAEFDGTPKRLFHDWQFYSDAYRVAMNIGLDAAWFNKNETLGDIVDKLQAFLSENTTLGEYYAYTIKGEPFDEPAMHPVAIIATTAAGSLAAKGKYGLQWVKDFWELPLRKGDRRYYDNCLYFFSLLMLAGQYRIYI encoded by the coding sequence ATGAAAGGGAAAGATGCTATGCAAAATGGTGCTTTCTATACAGGGAAATATCCGAATCTATTTGCGGAAATCGGTATAGCCCAGGATAAAATAGAGCAAAAAATCAATGATACATTCAACACGATGTTTTTTGATCCAGAAGAAAAGATTTATTTTGAAACTGGCGAGAATATGGCCTATATGCTCGATACAGGCAATAATGATGCTCGTACCGAAGGTATGAGTTATGGGATGATGATGGCCGTCCAAATGGACAGAAAGGATATATTTGACCGGTTATGGTTGTTCTCCAAGACATATATGTATCAAAGTAAAGGCAAATATCAGGGTTATTTCGCCTGGTCAGTACGCCCGGACGGTACAAAAAATGCCGAAGGCCCGGCGCCTGACGGTGAGGAATATTTTGCGATGGCCCTCTTTTTTGCGAGTAAAAGATGGGGTGACGGTGAACCGCCTTTTGATTATAGCGTCCAAGCGAGGGATATTTTAAGGCACTGCTTGCATCAATCCGAGATGGTGGAGGGCGGAGAACCCATGTGGGACCACTCCAATTACTATATAAAATTTGTGCCCGAAGCATCATTTTCGGATCCATCCTATCATTTACCGCATTTTTATGATCTCTTTGCTCTTTTAGCGGGTGAGCAGGATATGTATTTTTGGTATAAAGCTGCAGAGGCAAGTCGGCAATATTTACACCTCTGCTGTGATGGGGATACCGGTATGGCGCCAGAATATGCCGAATTTGATGGTACTCCGAAGAGATTGTTTCATGATTGGCAGTTCTATTCGGACGCTTATCGCGTAGCGATGAATATAGGCCTTGATGCGGCATGGTTCAACAAAAACGAAACGCTTGGTGATATAGTTGATAAGCTTCAGGCTTTTCTGAGTGAAAATACCACTCTGGGAGAATATTATGCATATACTATCAAAGGTGAACCATTTGACGAACCAGCGATGCATCCCGTAGCTATTATTGCTACGACTGCTGCAGGGTCGCTGGCTGCAAAGGGAAAATACGGACTTCAATGGGTGAAAGATTTCTGGGAACTTCCGCTGAGGAAAGGGGATCGCAGGTACTATGACAACTGCCTGTACTTCTTCTCGCTGTTGATGCTGGCAGGGCAATATAGAATTTATATTTAG